The following is a genomic window from Drosophila busckii strain San Diego stock center, stock number 13000-0081.31 chromosome 2L, ASM1175060v1, whole genome shotgun sequence.
acaatgaaaGAAAATAATCAACGTTTAAGTTTTTGATTGGTGAAACTACTTCAGAACGTTCTAAAATGCAAAGCGCTGCTCCAAGCAGTTTACAAAGTTTTCAAACGCTAAGCAAACTACTATAATCCTTTTATGTAATCCCCTCCTAGCCCCACTCAATGAATTGTTTGTTCCTTGGCTCCATGTGCAATGCTGCCACAAGTTGTTGCACATTGACCCAAACGAACGCCCGTGAGCGCCGCCTGTCGCCCAAAAAATTGCTGTTCCAAGCACAATTAGGTTTAAAGATGCGCCCAGAGGCTTTTCctacaattacaaatacatacatacatgcatacacatacacacacatatatacatatacattatatacataaataaacatatatataaaaattacttatttaattatgataaacaaatatgttaagccaaatattttaacaattagcAAACAAGTTTAATGTCCTCTTATAGTTTCTCTTTCaatatgttttgttgttgttgttgttgtcgtcgttgcaacaacaacagcagcagcagcaccactgCCAATTGCAACATTTGAGCAACGTTCTACTTCAAGCAAGACGGTGCCCCAGCCCTTAATCCCAATCCCCAGCCCCAATTACTTTCAATTTTTTCGAAAACACATTTAGCGTAAAACTTTGTAAACTGCTTAGCAGTAGTCCATGGAgcgtatttattaaaaacatacatatacaagcatatattttaagccAGACACACCCATATACATTATATACCATACATAGAAGTTGATGataatgctgatgatgttgtaTCCCCCTCTCTGTACACTCCTTAAACTTAAACGTTTTCACGAAccccacacacaacacacatacacacacacacacttgtaaaTTAtgtgacaaaaacaaaaacaacaaataagaaCGAAAGATAAATATTgtcaaaataagcaaactgtaaaatatttaaattatttagcgtCTAAACGATAATTCATGTACATGTAAATACAGTTTAATTAGTGTTTAGCGCGTATTTAGTTGTATgttttaaaactaaactgtacattatataaaacaaagaaaaaccacgataatgataatgataatgtgTAACGAGTAATGATTACGAGCAAGTTCAACAGTAAATCGCaagtaaaaacatttttgtcaGTAACACAACACAAGAACAGATAAAACGCTATTGTTTTAAGacatttttagttatttcttaagttaatcaattaatgaaaaaaaaaaccgattACAATTACACTTATTTCTAAgtgaattaataaacaaattcaataaaccTTTTCTGTTagacaattttgttttatttatttatttatctgtcCCTCCACAAGTTCATTTTACAAtagctgttgttggttgttcGACTAACCCTTACGAGCCTCCCCATTAGCAAAATACAACTTATAAAACacattgaatatatatattaaaatatatatatagaagttAATGTTATAcctgtaataaaataaattctataccTATAAATTGCGTTTGGCTTCTTTCTTTTAgatttgcgttttttttttcagcaatATCTTCGAAGCTACAAGGACGATTTTGATGTACTTTGGCAAGTAAGTAGTGCTCACCAAGCTCTATCAGAATGTACAACTCAAAGGCGGAAAGTCCCTACAGGAGCTGAGAAGTTCagattctaatttatttagaaaagtACCCATAAGTTTGAAGTCCTTTCCAGGATCAGGAGAAAACAGGATCAGTCGATGCTGCTTCGAAAGACCTATCAATAGGTCAAGTTTAGTCAGTGTACTCTTTATAGTTTCAgagaaattcaatatttagtGATTGCAAGCAATTGCCTTGTgcaaagacttaagcaacgaacttgctggCACGTTGTCTAAGTCTTTTTGTACGCAGCTACCTACTCTGATTTCTGTTCGCCTGGTGTTTCAGTCaaatttttgccatttgcaagCGACATTGTGGTGTGGAGGCCGGTTCATgttcgtcgtcgttgttgtagctgtagttgttgttgttgttgttgttgtagctgtagttgttgttgttgttgttgttgttgttgtagctgtagttgttgttgttgttgtagtagttttGTTCTAGGTCTTCTTCTTCTAGGCTGTTCGATTTTGATTTGCAAAACGCTGAAATTTGAGTCAAGTACCAGGCGAACATAATTCAGCAGAAAGTGACTTGACTTAAAACCTATCCAATACAACAACCACGGGCTAGTCGATACAGCAACCATTAGTCGGTACAACAACCGAGACCGTTGTCAGCACTTTACTGTGGATGATACTTACGGTTTTGACCTACTTCATTGTGGATGATACTTAATTGAAACAATTGGAATttggtaataaataaatgcattttttattaattattgagCTTAATGATAGTAATTGTGAATGAAAACAAGCCAAATTAATACTAACCTCCTACGGTAGTGCAGAAAGGCAAGTATAACTAAGCAGATATACAAACTAAAcctaatataaactaaaataaaattagtgcCTTTGGTTATACAATAACAGGTAGCATTGGACAACAAAACGGAATACCGGTAGACAGTAAAGGCGATCAGAAGCGATGGCTGccatacaacaaattaataaactgaCTGTCACAAAGTCGCCGCTGTTGCAGTTCTTCCGCTATCGTGGCAAGATAAATATACAGCGTCCCCAGCCGCCGCACTATGAACGCGCACGTGTGATGGCCGTCACCCAGCCAAGGTATCTGGAGGAGCCAAAGACGCTAACCTGCTTTGAGAAGCGGGCGCAACGCAACCAGACACAGCTGGAGAATCCTTACAATGCAATAATTGCGCGCGAGGTGCGCAACTGGTTGGATCATTCGCAGCTGGTGGCCATTTACCATCTCAACTCGATAACGGCGGACGATATCTTTCGTGTGCGCGTCCAGTTGCATAAACAGAATATGCATTTGAAGTCCTACGGCCGCAAGATCATAGCGCAAGCTGTGGCGGGCACCAACTATGAAGCGATATTGCCGCTGTTCCACTCTAACCACTGCATTGTGTTCTCGCCGGATCAGCAGCGTGTCGCCTCTTTGCTGCGCATCACACGCAAAGTGCCTCAAATGGTGTTGCTGGGCGGCATTGTGGAGAGCACGCTGTTAAGTCGCAATCAGCTGATGGAGTACGCACAGATGCCAAATCTGCAGACCATGCAGGCGCAACTGGTGCAGACACTAAACATGGCAGCGGGCAATgtggtgcagcagctgcaggcgcaTCAGTGTAATCTAGTCCGTGCGTTGGACGTCCATGCGAAGAGTGAGACGAcggagcaacagcaacaacaagagccaGCCGAACAGACACCAGCGTaacttttgtaaatatattgttaaataacaataacttgAGAACTGTTGCACTTTTGTCTTTCCAATACTAAAACTAAGAACTTAAACTGTTTGTTTAAACACTAGGATTGCACTTGGTTCCAACGGCCTGAATCTGCTGGAATGATAGCGTCTGCTTGTCTGCACCTGGGCATACTAGGAGCTTACTGTTGTCTGTTGATGCCATCGTTGTCTGCAGTTGAAGGCAAGATTCGCCAGGGCCTCAGCTGCATCCAGCTCATCCTTGTgatgcagcagccagcgctcaCCACGAACGGGCAGCTGGCTGGGCAGCAACGCCTGAGATTTGTGTCTgttcaaaagaaaataattgtgaTTAAAACTTATGTGCTGAGCACTCGAATTCGAACATTTACCTGCTCCACTCTATGTGATAGTTGTGTCTATCTGGCGTAAATCTGGCTGCGCTTTCCAGCCATTTGTTCAATTGATTGCCATTGCTGTGTTCCATATCTGGGTGGCAATCGCGCAGGTATTTCTCcattatttgctgcttgtacTTGGCTGTGCCGTTGCCTGCGCTCGACAGAAAAGGAACACGCTCCGTTGGcagcgatgctgctgctgcttccaagTAAACGTTGGCCTTGTAGCTGgcattgttgccattgccatcgCTGCCCGTGCTGCGGCTGGAGagctcatcatcatcttcgGCCATGCAGGCGCGCATATCCTCCTCCCAAATGCTATCCTCCGAGGAGATGCTGAATTGTTCCACATTGCCGCGCGCATTGTGATTGTAGTTCTTGATGAGATGACCCCAGGACTTTTTGGCCTTTTCACGTTCCGAGTTCTTGAGCTTGCGTCGCCAATTGGCAAACCAGTTGCAGATTTGCGTATACGTTAGGCCTGTTTCTGCCGCCAGCTGTTTCTTCTCCTCTCTGCTGGGATAGGGATTCTCGCGTCGGCGCACCAGCCAATCCTTGAGCATGCGTTTAATGTCCGGCGTAAACAGACGCTTGGCAGCCCGGGATTGCTGCATCTCATCCTCTGGTGGCCAAGCGCGTCTGCAAGGcaatattatgattatttattgtattttttcaGTGTAAACTGCTCACCTGCTGTGACGGCGATTGCGCTTGGGACGACTTGACTTCTCCATAGCGACACTGCAAGGCATAAattccaaatttaaataaaatgaaaatttaatcgTTTGCTCCCCGCATAGCGCACCCCCGAAAATGAGCTGTAAACCAATTCAAATcgtgaaaaaaaaatttaagtggGTGGCGCTATTTCTGTTCACGAACGCTGAGTAAaaattttcatgttttttgttctgttgtttttactttcttgtgtttttgtttttactttagATAAACGAAAATGAGAGCGCAGCAAAGGGCAGTCTTTTTAAATGTCAAGCTATATATTCACACTATATATCGCCAAGTAATCGCAGATCGCCATTTCGCAGTTTCATTGATAAAACTGCTTTGGCCATGTTTTTGTACTGTACATGCTTATATATCTAGATAACGCGTATATGTATTATccgattttatttatttataaaaattgtttatattttttgttcttcATGTTTTTGTAGCTGGCCCTGGTAtcatcaatatttattttcctgCAAGGCACTTTGATTATACTTTGTTGCAACATCTTTTGTTGACAtctttttcaaattatataatcacactataaattaaataaataattgcttgttttaagcaacatttatgTTTTCCCACAACCGctatttgcaatatattttaattgaaaaacttgAATTTTATAGCCATCTAGGGCAAGATATACACGCAATGCTTTCACCCACCTGTAAATATACAATTTCAATATtctaaaaatgcttttagtgtttgtttgctttggttgAAAGCGCTTTGATTCGAACGTATTGCTAGTTGTACTCTCAGTGAACTGAATTCTCAGTcgattttcaaaattattcaaagatgttttcaaatatttagacTTCGTACAATTCGCACGAACGATCAACGAAGTCTCGCACTTATCACACGAAAGTGAGACACTTTTTATCTATTTACAAAACTcaagaaaacaaatatgtgCTACATACACAAATGcctattttcattttatattcaGTTCTGGCACTCGACATACCTTTGAGTTTCAAAACGGCTTGAGCGCgtattgatttaattgatCAAACACATGTcaaacatatattatatttatttagcatacgACGAGTTCACTAAAGCAAAAGGACTCTCCAGTCGAATGgtttttaagttaagttattaTCTTCTCAAAGCAATTATCATCATATGTTACTTCGTTAAGCCCGAAATCCAGATCTTCCAGTTGCTAAAGTTGCTGCTCCAGACAAGCGCCGTGTAACTCGATGATGCAATCAGCAAAGTTGATCTCAACCAAATGTGGCATGCGCTTCAACACTGTCGAAAGTACGAAAGCAACCTTTGAAGTTGAGGGAGTTTTCGCTGAGATGGAGTTCACGCAGCTGCGAATTAAGATTGAGTCCCTCAGACAGCGCTGCAACTGCTTCGTGATaagttttgttgcaattgaattgcccCAAGCGTCTACAGAATCTTGAttacttcaaatattttcgATGCACTCACATTCTCTAGGCTAATACCTCTGGCGAtaacaaggcatgaaactCCGACCATCAGAGTGTCATGCCTTGTTAATCTCGTGAGTTGTAACTGAACAatactgcattcaaatttgggaATGTTAagatttttgctattttggcaaaaaatgtGATGTTACCGCTTGCTTAAATTGCTGCCGTCCGTTTGTTATCTGCTGCAGGATCCTGTGGATGGCTGCATGCTGTCCGAGGCCATGCTGGATTGCAAGATGTATCTGCACAaagctgcattcaaatttgggaATGTTTAGATTTGTgaaattttggcaaaaatgtAATGATACCAGCTGCTCTCTGCATTTCTTATTCTTTTAACTATTTGCTGCAGTAGCTGCGGAATGGATCCTGAGGGTGGCTGCATGCTAATACCAAAGCGTCTGGAACACTATTGCaattgtgtatttttgttgccGGACGTAATCGCCTAGAGAATCCGGGTGCGGCAATATCAGAGTATGCAACTGTTTGCAGATGCTTGGGAAAACTAAATAGCAAGAAAAGTCAATTTATGACGAAGGAGTTGCAGCGCTGGCTGAAGGTCTCAATCTTAATCCGCAGCTGCGTGTACTCCACTTCATCGAAGACTCGCTCCACTCCAAGGGCACAGCTTTGAAGCATTGGGTGATTGGGTCATCAACACAGACGGCGCTTATCTGATTGCGAGATCCTTGAAGCAGCATCTAAAGCAGCCGAAAGTTCTCTAGTGCGGGTTCAACGGAAACTATTCACACATTGAGAAACTATAGCtcaacttaaaatatttcgaCTGTGGAGTTTTctaacttttaattaacttcATTCACTCGAggaatactaaataaattgatgcTGACTGTGTTTGATCAATGACAAAATTTTTTTGGAAATGTTATGGCATTTTCAGACGTTGAGAAGCTAAGGCTCATCTCGATAGCTTGGGCACGATGACAATGTGGTGGCAGGCAAATAACTATCGAGCAGTTGTAATGCTGTTATTGCTGTCGCATTCGcacaagaaaacaacaaccatAACTAAGAACGTAATAATTGGTAAAAGAAATCTTCCGGATTTAAGGAAAATTCAGCACGCTTGGCCGCTATGAACGAATCGGTGCGCTTTgagcgctgccagcaaataCAGCTCGGAGTGCTCAACGAATCCCAGTGCCAAGAGACGCCCACTCCCCAAGGGACGGGCAATGTAAGTAAATGCGCATTGGTCTTGCTCTTTGTTTATGATTGCCACTGACTCACTTACCTGCAATATTTTCCAAAtccatttgtgtgtgtgtgtacgtctGTCCAGCTGCTCTGCACCCACGATGGTGTGCTGCTGAAGAAAGCCAATGCCGAGCACATAGGAGAGTTGAATACAAGTGGCTCGCTGTCGCTGGTGGAGTACAGCTTGCCGCGTCGACGCTTGTATCTGGAGTGGCTGCCAAACGACAGCATTATGATAGCGGATGATAGCCAGGATCAAGGCGATTGGGCGCTAGTGGATCGCATCTCGGGCCGCACACGCACCACCAGTGAATGCAAAGCTTTCAATACCAAGCCCACGGAGATGggcagcaacggcagcgtTGCCTCCACGCGTGTCCGTACTATGCGCGTGCTGCTGGACGACTTGGCTGTGGTGGAGGTGCGACATCGTGGACAGACCATACGGTTTCTGCGCAAGTCCGACAATGGCGTGCACTGCGAGTTTTTCTTTCAGCACGGCAATGCGGATTTGTTTGTGCGCTCCATGCGCCAGCAGCACATCATAGAGAGCGCCGAGACAAGTGGCGGCAACGAGGAGTACGCCATACTCACAACAGATAATCAGAAGCTGAAAAAGACGTTTGCCGAGTTAGACATTGGGGAGATCAAATCGATACAGCTGCCGAACAAAAGTTGGCTGCCCAATCGACTTACGGATTTCTTTGGCACTATCCCGGACTATGTGCAGCCGACGTTTCAACGTTCGCCCAAATCGCGTCCTGCCTCGTTGCTGCATGGAGACAGACCTGCCGGATCGCCGGACAACGAGCAGTTTATCAAACTCAGCGGCAGCACCAACAGCGCCTGCTCCTCCAATAGTCAGAGTCGCGGCGACAGCGCCGATAAAAGCTCTGCAGACAGCGAGCTGGAGAACCTCAATGCGCAGGACGAGAAGATAGTGAACAATCTGCCTGCGCGCCAGAGCGTGCAGCGTGGTGAGTACCCACCCAAACAACCTATAAGCAGCATTTAAAGAATTAGCAatgaattttgcttttgcttttggcaggCACGCCGCTTACCGAGGCTCAGTGGTTGGAGTTCCAGACACCCGATGGACGCATTTCGGACAGCTTACGCATCAAGGAGTTCATCTTTCGTGGCGGCATTGCGCCCAGCCTGCGCAATGAGGTGTGGAAATACTTGCTGGGCTATTACAAGTGGTCCGATACGGAACTGGAGCGTCTGGAGCGGCGCAAGCTCAAGTCTATGGAATACTATAGCATGAAGCATCAGTGGCTGGCCATGACGGGCATGCAGGAGGCGAACTTTAGTGGCTATCGCGATCGCAAATGTCAAATTGAGAAGGATGTAAAGCGCACAGATCGCTCGCAGGAGTTCTTTGCCGGCGACGATAATCCGAATATAGCACTGCTGCAGGACATACTGATGACATATGTGATGTACAACTTCGATCTGGGCTATGTGCAGGGCATGTCGGATCTGCTGGCGCCCATACTGGAGATACAAATCAATGAGGTGGATGCATTTTGGTGTTTCGTGGGCTTCATGGACATGGTGTTCCGCAACTTTGACATGGATCAGGCGGGCATGAAGAAACAGTTTGACCAGCTGCGTCGTCTGCTGGAGGTGGCCAATGCGCCGCTGTTCAATTATATGCGCAGTCACGATTCGGACAATATGTACTTCTGTTTCCGCTGGCTGATTGTTTGGTATAAGCGTGAGCTGGAGAACGACGACGTGCTGAAGCTGTGGGAATGCCTCTGGACGCGCTTGCCCTGTGCCAACTTCCATTTGCTTGTCTCGGTGGCCATTCTGGATCAGGAGACAAATGTTATCATCAAGCGTGGCTATGAGTTTACCGACATACTAAAGCATGTGAACGATCTGAGCGGCAGCATTGATCTGCAGCGCACCTTGGAGACAGCCGAGGCCATCTATCTGCAGCTGAAGGCATCCGAAGCGCTGCCCAATGATTTGCGTCACATCATAGGCGAACCactgctgccagttgctggcgcagcagcagcggatgAGGAAACTGCCTACTCCGACGATGGCTTCGATGAGTTGCGTGATCTGACGCCCGAGCAGAAGCAGCGCCATCTGGCCCAGCAGCAGGAGGAGGCCTATGAGCGCTCCTTGTTAATGCATCACATCTAGAAGCCGTAGGCGTAGCAGCTGTAGCCAAACTTTAAGCCAAGCGAAACGTAGCGCAAACTATTTAGTTGTAGCTCTAGTTAAGACTGCAAAGTGTacgaaatatttgcaaaatctgaatttgctgctgaagtgctttaattgctaaaaacaaaacaaacgaaacagatttatacattgtatattaaacatatttgtacTTTTTGTATCTATTGTAAGTTCTTTGAAAACCAATCCAGCCCCATGCCCACAATCTATTCGTATAACCCTTGCCCAAATTACCAATTGATTTAAGCAAATTCGGCAACTTTAAACACTCGTATACGTATCAATTAGATTTAGTCAATTgattgaaagaaaaaaaatgttaattatcGTTTTTGACGTTATGCTAAAAGCAGCTTTAGTTGCCTCCCAAACGACACGACCTCTTCAAAACACCCCCTTGAATTAAGTTCTACTCAATTACTGTGAATATTAAAAGTATGTATCCTAACTAAAATGATAATTGTGTTTCATTGGGTGCCAGGCTAATCAATAATCTAATCTATTGCTAATCTATGTGTTACTCAAGTCAATTAATGTTGGCCTCCTACTATTAATTGCAATACTAagtgtaatatatttataactctTGCCTACATTAAATAAGCTTCAATAGATGCAAACTATTTGAAGCTTTGTTGTaggcattaattaattaattagtttgtttagTTGGAGCACGGCACAAATTGTTAGTAAACTGATGTCagatatttcaaaatatgttaatagACATAGTCtgattaaatttgaaattcgaCTTACTCACACATCCTCCAACTAATAGAATCTTTTCCTTTATTGCTGAAACTTTTACTCACTCCATCGCCGCTattcctcctcctcctcctccttctCCTTTCTCCATTAAATTCCatgttgtgtttattttattttggaaatttattttatttgttttttgttgttttatgtatatatttatatatatatttaatcttgttgctgtagttgtgtgttttgtgtggtAATTAATATAGTTTAATTAAGATTTATACTTAGCagcactaaatttaaattggtttttcttttttatttatgctcttGTCGGTTGGtgcaatcttttttttttttgtttgtttttgttttttaatgtaGTGCGCAAAACAATTGTCATATAATTAtgttaagtatatatatgtacgctCAACtgcataacatatatataagcaaattgatttaattaaaaaaaggtgctatt
Proteins encoded in this region:
- the LOC108608103 gene encoding 39S ribosomal protein L10, mitochondrial, with the protein product MAAIQQINKLTVTKSPLLQFFRYRGKINIQRPQPPHYERARVMAVTQPRYLEEPKTLTCFEKRAQRNQTQLENPYNAIIAREVRNWLDHSQLVAIYHLNSITADDIFRVRVQLHKQNMHLKSYGRKIIAQAVAGTNYEAILPLFHSNHCIVFSPDQQRVASLLRITRKVPQMVLLGGIVESTLLSRNQLMEYAQMPNLQTMQAQLVQTLNMAAGNVVQQLQAHQCNLVRALDVHAKSETTEQQQQQEPAEQTPA
- the LOC108608101 gene encoding homeobox protein Mohawk isoform X2, producing MEKSSRPKRNRRHSRRAWPPEDEMQQSRAAKRLFTPDIKRMLKDWLVRRRENPYPSREEKKQLAAETGLTYTQICNWFANWRRKLKNSEREKAKKSWGHLIKNYNHNARGNVEQFSISSEDSIWEEDMRACMAEDDDELSSRSTGSDGNGNNASYKANVYLEAAAASLPTERVPFLSSAGNGTAKYKQQIMEKYLRDCHPDMEHSNGNQLNKWLESAARFTPDRHNYHIEWSRHKSQALLPSQLPVRGERWLLHHKDELDAAEALANLAFNCRQRWHQQTTVSS
- the LOC108608101 gene encoding homeobox protein Mohawk isoform X1 — protein: MPCSVAMEKSSRPKRNRRHSRRAWPPEDEMQQSRAAKRLFTPDIKRMLKDWLVRRRENPYPSREEKKQLAAETGLTYTQICNWFANWRRKLKNSEREKAKKSWGHLIKNYNHNARGNVEQFSISSEDSIWEEDMRACMAEDDDELSSRSTGSDGNGNNASYKANVYLEAAAASLPTERVPFLSSAGNGTAKYKQQIMEKYLRDCHPDMEHSNGNQLNKWLESAARFTPDRHNYHIEWSRHKSQALLPSQLPVRGERWLLHHKDELDAAEALANLAFNCRQRWHQQTTVSS
- the LOC108608100 gene encoding GTPase-activating protein gyp7, with the translated sequence MNESVRFERCQQIQLGVLNESQCQETPTPQGTGNLLCTHDGVLLKKANAEHIGELNTSGSLSLVEYSLPRRRLYLEWLPNDSIMIADDSQDQGDWALVDRISGRTRTTSECKAFNTKPTEMGSNGSVASTRVRTMRVLLDDLAVVEVRHRGQTIRFLRKSDNGVHCEFFFQHGNADLFVRSMRQQHIIESAETSGGNEEYAILTTDNQKLKKTFAELDIGEIKSIQLPNKSWLPNRLTDFFGTIPDYVQPTFQRSPKSRPASLLHGDRPAGSPDNEQFIKLSGSTNSACSSNSQSRGDSADKSSADSELENLNAQDEKIVNNLPARQSVQRGTPLTEAQWLEFQTPDGRISDSLRIKEFIFRGGIAPSLRNEVWKYLLGYYKWSDTELERLERRKLKSMEYYSMKHQWLAMTGMQEANFSGYRDRKCQIEKDVKRTDRSQEFFAGDDNPNIALLQDILMTYVMYNFDLGYVQGMSDLLAPILEIQINEVDAFWCFVGFMDMVFRNFDMDQAGMKKQFDQLRRLLEVANAPLFNYMRSHDSDNMYFCFRWLIVWYKRELENDDVLKLWECLWTRLPCANFHLLVSVAILDQETNVIIKRGYEFTDILKHVNDLSGSIDLQRTLETAEAIYLQLKASEALPNDLRHIIGEPLLPVAGAAAADEETAYSDDGFDELRDLTPEQKQRHLAQQQEEAYERSLLMHHI